The genomic stretch GCGGGACAGTGATCTCTGAGGAGGTGGGCCGGAAGCTTGACTCGGCCACAGTGGCTGACCTGGGTCGAGCCCGCAAGGTGGTAGCCGACAAGGACAACACTACTATTGTGGAAGGCAAGGGCAGCGAGGCCAATATTCAGGCGAGGATGAAGCAGATAAAGGCTCAGATAGAGGAGACCACCTCTGACTTCGACCGCGAGAAGCTTCAGGAGCGGCTGGCAAAGCTGGCTGGTGGGGTAGCGGTGATAAAGGTGGGGGCTGCCACAGAAACAGAGCTTAAAGAGAAGAAGCACCGGGTGGAAGACGCCCTTTCAGCTACCAGGGCTGCCGTAGAGGAAGGCATCCTTCCTGGTGGCGGGGTAGCTTTGCTGAATGCCGCTGCTGCCCTGGCTCCGTATCTGAAGGATGGTGACGAGGCTGTGGGGGTAAAGGTAGTAAAGGAAGCCATAGAGGAGCCGATTCGTTGGATTGCTATCAACGCCGGTGCGGAAGGCTCAGTGATAGTGGAGCAGATTAAGAAGAGCAAACCTGGGGTTGGCTATGATGCTGCCAAGGGTGACTTTGTAGACATGGTGGAAAGAGGCGTTATCGACCCGGCAAAGGTAGTGCGGACAGCCCTGGAGAATGCCGCTAGCGTGGCCATGATGATATTGACCACTGAGTCACTGGTAACTGACATCCCAGAGAAAGAGAAGACTCCTGCCGCTCCGCCCATGCCCGAGTATTAGAGCGTAAGAAATAGGTGACGCCATGAGATTCAGGCTAGGAAACTGTCCCAGATGCGGGGGCGATCTTAGAGCAGATCGATACTGGGCCCAACGGTACGAGCAATGCATCCAGTGCGGGTATCTGAGCTTTCTGGAGAGCATGGCTACACCTGCTAGCCACCTCTCCAGAAAGGTGAAAGAATCCCCGACCTGGTTTGATGGCCCTGACCATGGCGTCACAGACGAGGTGGATACACCAGCAGAAGCCCTGCGTGGGAAGGGGTTGGGCAGCAACTAATGGCAAGGCACTGGGGGAAGGTATTGCTTATACCCAGATCGATTAAAGCAATTAAAGGAGGAGGTGAGCCATGACCATGATGCGCTGGGATCCCTTCAAGGAGATGATGAGCCTGAGGCAGGCCATGGATCGGCTGTTCGAAGACAGTTTCGTCCGACGGCCGCACTGGTGGCCTGCCTTAGCAGAAGGCGCTTTGCCTCTAAGCCTGGAGATGTATCAGACTGCCAGCGACGTGGTAGTCAAAGCGGCTGTGCCTGGGGTCAAGCCTGAGGAGGTAGATATCTCCATCACCGGCGACACTCTCACTATCAAGGGGGAGCGCAAGGAGGAGAAAGAGGTCAAGGAGGAAAATTATTTCCTCAAGGAGCATGTCTACGGCTCCTATAATCGTACCATAATTCTCCCCGCCCCGGTCCAGGCGGACAAGGCAGAAGCAGTCTTTGAGAATGGCATCCTCACTCTCACTTTGCCCAAGAAAGAGGAGGTAAAGCCAAAGCAGGTAAAGATCAAACCCAAGGCGTCAATCGAAGGTGCCAAGGCTGAGAAGAAAACCAAGGGCTAGACACGTGGGACGCTTCCCCCAGCGTCCACCGTTGAGGATGATGACCGCAGTGTGGGGTTAAGGGGGCTGGGGATCGACGGGTGACAGAGGCATTTCGCTGCCACTCGACAGGAGCTGAGAGCCTTCGCTCAAGGCTCTCAGCTTGTTCTCATCGAGGATGGTGATCTTCCCTCGGCTGGAGCGGATGATGCCGCTGTTCTTCAGGCGGGTCATCACCCTGATGGCGGTTTCCGTAGTGGTGCCGCTCATGTCGGCAATCTCCTGTCGGGTAAAGGGCAGGGTTGGCCCCAGTTTGGAGTGGAGCATCAACAGGATGCCAGCCAAACGCTGATCTACCCGCTCGCCGGCCAGATCGCGCAGCCGGTTATGAGCATCCCTCAGGCGTCTTCCCAGCACGTTTATCATGGTGAGCGACACCGGAGGGTTCTGGCTCAGGAAGGAAAGGAAGTCCTCCCTTCTGACGCCGAGGGCGCAGGTCTCTTCTGCGGCCTGAGCTGAGGCCGGATAAGGCGCGCTATCAAAGACAGCCACCTCGCCAAATACTTCCCCTGGCCCGAAAACAGCGATAAGGAACTCCTTCCCCAGCGAAGAGTGCTTCAGCATTTTTATTTTGCCACGCTCGACGAAGTAGAACCATTCAGGAGGGTCTCCCTCCCAGAAGACGAATTCCCCAGGGGCGAAACAGCGCTCGACAGCCAGCTTAGCCAGCCCCAGTAGCTCTTCTGGGCGCAGGGCAGACAGCAAAAGCGACTGCTTCAGTAGCTCGACTTTCTGGTCGATATTCATGGTGACTCAGTCCTCCGAGGGCAAGGTGGTTTCTCTATTTGCTCTGCCAATCCTCCGTGGCTCAACCCAGTATAGCCGATATCGCTCGGATTGGCGATGGTCTTGCCTGGTATTGCCGGCCGTTTTGGCTGTCCGCTCCGGGGCGTGGGGCTTCACCCGAAACGCGCCCGTTGAAAAAGCGCTGGCGGAAGCCTATAATTGCCTCAGGTGGTGAGAACAGAATGGGCTGTGCTTCTATCCTGAAAAGAAGGGGATATAGACTGACACTGCAACGGGCGATGATCCTGGATGCCCTCCACGAATCTGAGGGTCATCTTACGGCGGAGGATATCCTGAACCGGATTCAAACCAAAGCGCCTGAAGTCAATAAGTCCACTGTATATCGGAACCTGGAGCTTCTCGAAGAGCTAGGCCTGGTAGTCAAAAGCGAACATGAGGGAAGGTTTATCTATCACCA from Chloroflexota bacterium encodes the following:
- a CDS encoding Hsp20/alpha crystallin family protein — protein: MTMMRWDPFKEMMSLRQAMDRLFEDSFVRRPHWWPALAEGALPLSLEMYQTASDVVVKAAVPGVKPEEVDISITGDTLTIKGERKEEKEVKEENYFLKEHVYGSYNRTIILPAPVQADKAEAVFENGILTLTLPKKEEVKPKQVKIKPKASIEGAKAEKKTKG
- a CDS encoding Crp/Fnr family transcriptional regulator; this encodes MNIDQKVELLKQSLLLSALRPEELLGLAKLAVERCFAPGEFVFWEGDPPEWFYFVERGKIKMLKHSSLGKEFLIAVFGPGEVFGEVAVFDSAPYPASAQAAEETCALGVRREDFLSFLSQNPPVSLTMINVLGRRLRDAHNRLRDLAGERVDQRLAGILLMLHSKLGPTLPFTRQEIADMSGTTTETAIRVMTRLKNSGIIRSSRGKITILDENKLRALSEGSQLLSSGSEMPLSPVDPQPP
- a CDS encoding transcriptional repressor, which translates into the protein MGCASILKRRGYRLTLQRAMILDALHESEGHLTAEDILNRIQTKAPEVNKSTVYRNLELLEELGLVVKSEHEGRFIYHHMEEGHHHHLVCRRCGQIIECDRDVLTPLERTLLERFGFQGDLEHLVIHGVCSACGGQNR